The Cellulomonas flavigena DSM 20109 DNA segment CGGGCGGGTCGTCGCACCCGGCGTCGTGATCCTCGCGGCGCCCGGACTCACCGGGGGACTGGCGCTGCCGGCCGAGGAGGACCTGTGGACGGTCACCGGGTTCGGCGCCGGAGAGCTGCGGCCGCCGCGCGACCTGCCGGCGCTGCGCGAGTTCCTCGAGGGTGTCCGCGACGACGCGCTCGCACGGGTCCTCGCGGCCGGTGAGGTCGACGGGGACGTCGCGGCGCACCGGCAGACGGGCAACGTGCGGCACCACTACGAGCGGGTCGGCCCGTGGCCCGACGGGCTGCTCGTCGTCGGTGACGCGCTGTGCGCGTTCAACCCCGTCTACGGGCAGGGCATGACCGTCGCCGCGATGATGGCGCAGGCCGTGCGGGACGCCGACGCGCGGGGGCCGCTCACCGCGCCCGGTGCGGCGGGACGGCTGGTGCGGGCCTGCTCCCGCGTCGCCGAGGGGCCCTGGCAGCTCGCGACGAGCGCCGACCGTGCGCTGCTCGGCGAGGGGCCGCCGTCGAACCCCGTCGCGCGGCTGATGGGCCGGTGGATCGACGAGCTCGAGCGGATGAGCAAGCACGGCGACCTGCGTGCGCAGACGACGCTCGCCCGGATGTTCCAGCTCGTGGGGTCGCCGGTGAGCCTGTTCCACCCGCTGCTGGTGACCGCGGCCGTGCGGACCCGCGTCCGCGGGTACGGACCCCTGGCGCCACGGCCGGCCATCCTGCGCGAGGAGGTCGGCGCGCCCGTCGTCGACGAGCGGTAGCGTCGCGGCGTGGACATCCGGGTCGCCGCGTACGCCGTCGTCGTCGACGAGGGACGCCTGCTCCTGGCGCACTGGTGCGAGGCGGGCTTCGACCACTGGGTCCTGCCGGGCGGTGGCCTCGAGCCCGGCGAGGACCCGGCCGACGCCGCGGTGCGCGAGGTGCGCGAGGAGACCGGGTACGACGTCGTCCTCGACGAGCTGCTGGGGATCGACTCGGTGGTGTACCTCAGCGACGAGCGCATCGTCCCCGGCCCGGACCTGCACGCCCTGCGCGTGCTGTACCGCGCGCACGTCGTCGGCGGCGAGCTCACGCCCGAGGTCGGCGGCGGCACCGACGAGGCCGCCTGGTTCCCGCTCGCCGAGGTCGACGGTCTGAGACGCGTCGACATGGTCGACACCGCTCGCCGCCTCGCGGGGCTCCTGCCCGCCGGGGACTGACGTGCCGTCGTACCGCGTCACCGCGACCGTCGGCCTGCTGCGCCCCGGCACGCAGGCACCCGACGTCCTGCCCGAGGCCGTCGCCGCTGCCCGCGCGCTGACGACCGTCGAGGCGTTCGACGTCGGCGTCGTCCGCGGGCAGGCGCGCGCCATGGTCCGCTTCGAGGCCGACGACGACCCGGCCGCCCGCCGCGTCGGTTGGGCGGTGATCGAGCGCCTCGACGAGCTCGCCGACACCACCGACGGCCACCTGACCCGCCGCTGGGGCAACCGCTGGTACCCGGCGGGCCACCGCCCGCCCCGCTGACCCGCCCACCCACCGCCCTCCCCACCCCCACCCACCCCACCCCGCCGAGCGGAACCTGACTCACCGTTTGGGGTGCGTCTTGGTGAGTGGTGTTCCGGTCGGCGTCGCCCTCACCCCGCTGAGCGGTACCTGACTCACGGTCTGGGGTGCGTTTCGGTGAGTGGTGTTCCGGTCGGCGTCGCCCTCACCCCGCTGAGCGGTACCTGACTCACGGTCTGGGGTGCGTCTTGGTGAGTGGTGTTCCGGTCGGCGTCGCCCCACCCCACCCCGCCGAGCGGAACCTGACTCACCGTTTGGGGTGCGTCTTGGTGAGTCGTGTTCCGGTCGGCGTCGCCCCCACCCGCCGAGCGGTACCTGACTCACCGTCTGGGGTGCGTTTCGGTGAGTGGTGTTCCGGTCGGCGTCGCCCCCACCCCGCCGAGCGATACCTGACTCACCGCCTGGGGTGCGTTTCGGTGAGTCGTGTTCCGGTCGGCGTCGCCCCCACCCGGCCGAGCGGGACCTGACTCACCGTTTGGGGTGCGTCTTGGTGAGTCGTGTTCCGGTCGGCATCGCCCCCACCCGCCGAGCGGTACCTGACTCACGGTCTGGGGTGCGGTTCGGTGAGTCGTGTTCCGGTCGGCGAGGTGGGGTGGGTCACCCGGGGGTGGGGTGGGCGTCGGTGGGGTGCTCCGGGCAGGGTGGGGGTGTGGGTGGGATGGAGGACGTTCTCGACGACCTGTACGGGGGGTCGCTCGACGACTTCGTCGCGCGCCGGGACGCCGCCGTGCGGGCCGCGAAGGCCGCGAAGGACAGGGACCTCGCGGGACGGATCGGATCGCTGCGCAAGCCGACCGTCGCCGCCTGGGCCGTGAACCTGCTGGTGAGGGACGACCTGTCGCTGGCCGGTGCGCTGCGCGACCTCGGCGAGGGCATGCGCGACGCGGAGCGGTCGCTCGACGGGCCGGCGCTGCGTGAGCTCGGCAAGCAGCGGCGCGCGCTCGTGTCCGGGCTGGTCGCGCGCGCACGTCGGCTCGCCTCGGACGCCGGGCAGAAGCTCTCGACGGCCGCGGCGCAGGAGGTCGAGCACACCCTGACGGCGGCGCTCGCGGACCCGAAGGTCGCTGACGCCGTCGCCGCGGGCACCCTCACGCACGGCACCGAGCACGTCGGCTTCGGCTCCGCGGACGCCGCCGAGGGAGGACGTGGAGCGAACGGGACGTCGGGCGGCCGGAGTGCTTCCCGCCCTCCCGAGCGCACGGCGCAGTCGGTGGGCACGCGCGGACCGGCCGACGCGGGGAGCGGGACGTCCGACGCCGCCGACGGCGAGGGGCAGGGCGACGCCCCAGCGGGGGGCGACCCGTCGACGGGCCGAGCGTCGGCCGCGGGCCGCACGTCAGCCGGGAACCGCGCCGAGGAC contains these protein-coding regions:
- a CDS encoding FAD-dependent monooxygenase, with product MDRTGAQDQDVVIVGASVAGLLTAAALARAGRRVTLLDRDDLPDAPEPRAGVPQGRQPHLLLHRGLRAIEELLPGFGARLRAAGAVPVDTGELAWLSPVGWAPSCPQLGILLATRPLIEHALRESVAPLPGVRVVGGVRVTGLRRGGAGEPRWWVDAVPAGWSDGQEPTPEARGADVVVDASGRATRLPRWLAALEVPEAPVEALDAHVGYSTVRVRVPRGRVVAPGVVILAAPGLTGGLALPAEEDLWTVTGFGAGELRPPRDLPALREFLEGVRDDALARVLAAGEVDGDVAAHRQTGNVRHHYERVGPWPDGLLVVGDALCAFNPVYGQGMTVAAMMAQAVRDADARGPLTAPGAAGRLVRACSRVAEGPWQLATSADRALLGEGPPSNPVARLMGRWIDELERMSKHGDLRAQTTLARMFQLVGSPVSLFHPLLVTAAVRTRVRGYGPLAPRPAILREEVGAPVVDER
- a CDS encoding NUDIX hydrolase; protein product: MDIRVAAYAVVVDEGRLLLAHWCEAGFDHWVLPGGGLEPGEDPADAAVREVREETGYDVVLDELLGIDSVVYLSDERIVPGPDLHALRVLYRAHVVGGELTPEVGGGTDEAAWFPLAEVDGLRRVDMVDTARRLAGLLPAGD